The Acidianus manzaensis genome has a window encoding:
- a CDS encoding TM1812 family CRISPR-associated protein, producing the protein MEVLFYIAGDVSNYNVITYKYSNQSEKTFFAAHALYKIFKPEKVVALLPDSLISSGDKLDPGQLKDAYTQLIKERASKLNYNQEEIDAFLRNLEAYVIPNTGIGSAIKANGSNLEKSKDDKYARVPYSSNFSPVFIFNVIYSIFRKYRDDGYDIILDLTHGTNVLTSISLTVASMFNAKVFAAPVMGSPGQQQEVNIVELTGVIEAMKDSIMTEESIKKVDERYFRDYSDKLKEIRPDKMPEISDILGKIKSHDPGRIKNFLAELRNGFPVNAVKELKELEDEMTNFENRVMTLKDAYEKWYSYSKLSEFTSILLSNFYSALTVKSLISRIKASNDLDSLRNIIDLYAEVKYYDKFLSLAREYPIAYCLKINGGGKFEDTEDKTKESTLYGKCEERVNETITKKISDLIKYRNFIMHSGLSIDAKTQIDGNGNIKQSSQDVSLSNIEKSIEKIRKELNSIIQSMNG; encoded by the coding sequence ATGGAAGTCCTATTTTATATAGCTGGGGATGTAAGTAATTATAATGTAATAACTTATAAATATTCTAACCAAAGTGAAAAAACATTTTTTGCAGCTCATGCACTTTATAAAATTTTTAAACCAGAGAAGGTAGTGGCTTTATTGCCAGATTCTTTAATATCGTCTGGAGATAAACTAGATCCTGGCCAATTAAAGGATGCTTACACGCAACTAATTAAGGAAAGGGCTAGTAAGTTGAACTATAACCAGGAGGAAATTGATGCTTTTCTACGCAATTTAGAGGCTTACGTTATTCCAAACACTGGTATTGGAAGTGCTATAAAAGCTAATGGATCAAACCTTGAAAAAAGTAAAGATGATAAGTACGCCAGGGTTCCTTATTCGAGTAACTTTAGCCCTGTTTTCATTTTTAATGTAATATATTCAATATTCAGAAAATATCGTGATGACGGTTATGATATAATCTTAGATCTAACTCACGGGACTAACGTGTTAACCAGTATTTCTTTAACTGTGGCCTCAATGTTTAATGCCAAAGTATTCGCTGCCCCAGTCATGGGCTCTCCTGGACAGCAACAAGAGGTGAACATTGTAGAGCTAACTGGCGTTATTGAGGCAATGAAAGATTCTATAATGACTGAAGAGTCCATTAAGAAAGTTGACGAAAGATATTTTAGGGATTATTCAGACAAATTGAAAGAAATTAGACCTGATAAAATGCCAGAAATTTCTGATATATTGGGAAAAATAAAGTCCCACGATCCAGGCAGGATAAAGAATTTTCTAGCAGAGTTAAGGAACGGATTTCCAGTGAATGCAGTGAAAGAATTAAAGGAACTGGAAGATGAGATGACTAACTTCGAAAACAGAGTAATGACCTTGAAAGACGCGTACGAGAAATGGTACTCCTATTCAAAATTGTCAGAGTTCACTTCCATTCTACTGTCAAATTTCTACTCTGCTTTAACGGTGAAAAGCTTAATATCCAGGATAAAGGCGAGCAACGACTTAGATTCTCTCAGAAATATTATTGACCTTTACGCTGAAGTGAAGTATTACGACAAGTTTTTATCTTTAGCTAGAGAATATCCTATAGCGTATTGTTTGAAAATTAACGGAGGAGGAAAATTCGAAGACACAGAGGATAAAACTAAAGAAAGCACATTATACGGAAAATGCGAGGAAAGAGTAAATGAAACAATAACGAAAAAGATCTCAGATCTAATAAAATATAGAAACTTCATAATGCACAGTGGACTGTCAATAGATGCAAAAACCCAAATCGATGGCAATGGGAATATAAAACAATCGTCTCAAGACGTAAGTCTATCTAACATAGAAAAATCAATAGAAAAAATTAGAAAAGAACTAAACTCCATCATACAATCCATGAATGGATAG
- a CDS encoding CRISPR-associated endonuclease Cas3'', giving the protein MCWAFSGKETFSQHGIETLNVFRRCFQETVPIIAKRLNRDQREIEVYTELAIALHDLGKTSKNYQKGPNYYGHEIYSGYLLYKIYENFENNKNTDNIGIPFVLASINHHEAMAARGFKLMRSISQINQVKQFEFCEECREEIEKITIEIDKRITDVVIETIENNKVISPIKALKWFQNLSFSLNLLSVYPIVLGPLMVSDTVAANKDRGNSYSRIVEEYKKHLPCLV; this is encoded by the coding sequence ATGTGTTGGGCATTTTCAGGCAAAGAGACGTTCTCGCAACATGGAATAGAGACTTTAAATGTGTTCAGAAGATGCTTTCAAGAAACTGTGCCCATAATTGCTAAAAGGCTGAATAGGGATCAAAGGGAAATTGAAGTTTACACTGAATTGGCAATAGCTCTTCACGACTTAGGTAAAACTTCTAAAAATTACCAAAAGGGGCCTAATTACTACGGGCATGAAATCTACAGTGGTTATTTGCTGTATAAGATATATGAAAACTTTGAAAATAACAAAAACACAGATAATATTGGAATACCGTTTGTACTGGCATCTATTAACCACCACGAAGCTATGGCAGCTAGAGGGTTCAAATTAATGAGAAGCATAAGTCAAATAAATCAAGTGAAACAGTTTGAATTTTGTGAAGAATGCAGAGAAGAAATAGAAAAAATTACTATAGAAATAGATAAGAGAATTACAGATGTAGTGATTGAAACGATAGAAAATAATAAAGTAATTTCACCAATAAAAGCGTTAAAATGGTTCCAAAATCTGAGCTTTAGCCTAAATTTACTAAGCGTTTATCCAATAGTTTTAGGACCACTGATGGTATCAGATACAGTGGCTGCGAATAAAGACAGAGGGAATAGTTATAGTAGAATAGTAGAGGAATATAAAAAACATCTGCCATGCCTAGTTTAA
- the cas3 gene encoding CRISPR-associated helicase Cas3' yields MDEYLPDLTTQRARKGIEKVLELLNCRETGTEINGRKLAECNDVNFILSLPTGYGKTTLSLILAKYLSTHTTSNFSRIIHVVPTRALVKSITDDAKKYGLDFRVQYSFSPSELKSPFFLSNFVITTYDSFFLNLYKGNIGEPFTDHGHYDLPRFSILTSIVNFDEYHLMTDKGYSSLIASAEQLAKMGVNVIFSSATPSIPLEEAISREFAENNRRIISIAIVNNYGEAIKGKDCKEEGEKGHYTCKPKGSSSEYELIEIVDDFKVPNIDYEIINNEDEIYSKAEEIAKKEVDKKPKLLIVLNTVDKAIEVYSKLKNKMEGLCLVHSRFRVEDKDKDFSNCEVIVSTQVIEVGVNISALSMITELAPLPSIVQRVGRVLRKNEESEGKIYIWNSGNPGPYDKELVNSTLEILNKEKLCLRHPFGCYQKPGYANKINISYKLDSTMITKLKQLSENIFLAKKDLQNMMKDYLSLTGNLFLNVAFTKPYDEKELIPVSVNYLYNNREKLLYFDNNNKCVTVYLETYDSGIIEKCSSTVYRWFGKDVDSFLENLAEQYKDVIWEDNKKMVFIAFKVNPKYYDKELGLHIS; encoded by the coding sequence ATGGATGAGTATTTGCCTGATTTAACCACGCAGAGGGCTAGAAAAGGTATTGAAAAAGTTCTAGAGCTACTTAACTGTAGAGAAACTGGAACAGAAATTAACGGAAGAAAATTAGCAGAATGCAATGACGTTAACTTTATCCTATCCTTACCTACAGGTTACGGAAAAACTACTTTATCCCTAATTTTAGCTAAATATTTATCCACTCACACTACTTCTAATTTCTCTAGAATAATTCACGTAGTCCCTACCAGAGCATTAGTAAAAAGTATAACAGATGACGCCAAAAAATATGGACTGGATTTCAGAGTTCAGTATTCTTTCTCTCCTTCAGAATTAAAGTCTCCTTTTTTCCTTTCAAACTTTGTAATTACCACCTACGATTCATTTTTCCTCAATTTATATAAAGGAAACATAGGTGAACCTTTCACAGATCACGGCCACTACGATTTACCTAGATTCTCCATTTTAACGTCAATAGTTAACTTCGATGAATATCATTTAATGACCGATAAAGGATATTCTTCATTGATAGCCTCAGCAGAACAGCTAGCTAAAATGGGAGTCAACGTTATATTTTCTTCAGCAACTCCTTCAATCCCCTTGGAAGAAGCAATTTCCAGAGAATTTGCAGAAAACAACAGACGCATAATATCAATAGCAATAGTAAATAATTACGGCGAAGCAATAAAAGGTAAAGATTGCAAAGAGGAAGGAGAAAAAGGGCATTACACGTGCAAACCTAAAGGGTCTTCCTCAGAGTACGAACTTATCGAAATCGTGGACGATTTCAAAGTACCTAACATAGACTACGAAATAATTAATAATGAAGATGAAATATATTCTAAAGCAGAAGAAATAGCTAAAAAAGAAGTAGACAAAAAACCTAAACTACTAATTGTCCTAAATACAGTAGATAAGGCAATAGAAGTATACAGTAAATTGAAGAATAAAATGGAAGGGCTTTGCTTAGTCCATTCCAGATTCAGAGTTGAAGATAAGGACAAAGACTTCTCAAACTGCGAAGTCATAGTTTCAACCCAGGTTATAGAAGTTGGAGTAAACATAAGCGCACTCAGCATGATAACAGAATTAGCTCCATTACCTTCAATTGTACAAAGAGTAGGTAGAGTACTAAGAAAAAATGAGGAAAGTGAAGGAAAAATATATATTTGGAATAGCGGAAATCCAGGTCCTTATGATAAAGAATTAGTGAACTCAACATTAGAAATATTAAATAAAGAAAAACTATGTTTAAGACACCCATTCGGATGCTATCAAAAACCAGGCTATGCAAATAAGATAAACATCAGTTATAAGTTAGATTCTACGATGATTACAAAGCTCAAACAATTATCAGAAAATATATTTTTAGCAAAGAAAGATCTGCAAAACATGATGAAAGATTATCTATCATTGACAGGAAACCTCTTCCTAAACGTGGCTTTTACTAAGCCATATGACGAAAAAGAACTGATACCAGTGAGCGTTAACTATTTATACAATAATAGGGAAAAATTACTTTATTTTGATAATAACAATAAATGCGTAACAGTGTACTTAGAAACCTACGATTCAGGCATAATAGAGAAATGTTCTTCTACAGTTTACCGCTGGTTCGGTAAAGATGTTGATAGTTTTCTAGAAAATTTAGCTGAACAGTATAAAGATGTGATATGGGAAGACAATAAAAAGATGGTTTTCATAGCGTTCAAAGTAAATCCAAAATACTATGATAAAGAATTAGGACTACATATATCATAG
- the cas5a gene encoding type I-A CRISPR-associated protein Cas5a → MKGIVVTGSYHWGFSIRIPKTSAGGASYPVPPISTLLGALSRGYCDHAVSSKRSCTEEFINNVARKDLFWITLGLDEPLLMPYSDMMRESRIPYKQSKYKKLNEIGQWFGVSSFGKVYGPCSRFEIFLVVKDNAELWTKLAWQIPSMGSKESIVSVYSVIVDDLKEVNEDKFETNAYFPSKCLTSRLEGLEELSMPVENNYELSSKSVEAKRFIHALVPRNLGYGGYVKINKNNINQECVIYKIKDYYIIMDRDGIWSSKLS, encoded by the coding sequence ATGAAGGGTATCGTAGTAACGGGATCATATCATTGGGGTTTTTCTATAAGGATACCTAAAACTTCTGCTGGAGGAGCTTCGTATCCAGTTCCTCCGATTTCTACTCTGTTAGGGGCTTTAAGTAGGGGTTACTGCGATCATGCTGTTAGTTCAAAAAGGTCATGTACGGAGGAGTTCATAAATAATGTAGCAAGGAAGGATTTATTTTGGATAACTTTAGGCTTGGATGAACCTCTTTTAATGCCTTATTCTGACATGATGAGGGAGTCAAGAATTCCTTATAAGCAGAGTAAATACAAGAAATTAAATGAAATTGGGCAATGGTTTGGAGTTTCGTCTTTTGGAAAAGTTTATGGACCATGTTCTAGATTTGAAATTTTTCTAGTAGTTAAAGATAACGCTGAATTGTGGACTAAACTAGCTTGGCAGATTCCGAGTATGGGTTCGAAGGAATCAATAGTGTCAGTGTATTCGGTGATTGTTGATGACTTAAAAGAAGTTAATGAGGATAAGTTTGAGACGAACGCTTATTTTCCTTCTAAATGCCTTACCTCCAGGTTAGAAGGATTAGAAGAATTGAGTATGCCTGTTGAGAATAATTACGAGTTAAGTTCGAAAAGTGTTGAAGCAAAGAGATTCATTCACGCTTTAGTACCTAGGAATTTAGGATATGGTGGTTACGTGAAGATTAATAAAAATAATATAAACCAAGAATGTGTTATATATAAAATAAAGGATTATTATATAATTATGGATCGTGATGGAATTTGGAGTTCGAAATTGAGTTAA
- the cas7a gene encoding type I-A CRISPR-associated protein Cas7/Csa2, which translates to MWLSFSVRYLVNVEDLNNVESAGNYVRHRRAPIVTKSDTGYILTYAPAISGEMIAHGYQSNLVLTSKQMNLPVDSLAEMGIFVKRGAKDDVHNTKCKEVKEEHDYEKCVIGEDVIEDVAGFMNPDKLVKRVSNIAFSYMIPALDAVKSSAVNPEFHVRYATNELMKANENAQSIYNVEVASSPYILTGYLNVDGIGCTQSTPLECVEKRNERISASLEALTLTLSQMLFGAKQTRFKPIVDIEALFISLTEKPFNLPPVSMSNNSMDSYIDFVSSTLESFKKALDLKNTNKIYYYVKEGLTTKNNDINNPVEVFNRVKNDLFPKK; encoded by the coding sequence ATGTGGTTGTCCTTTAGTGTAAGGTATTTAGTTAATGTAGAAGATTTAAATAATGTAGAGTCCGCTGGTAACTACGTTAGACATAGAAGAGCTCCTATAGTAACGAAAAGCGATACGGGATACATACTAACGTACGCTCCTGCCATTAGTGGAGAAATGATAGCTCATGGATATCAATCTAATTTGGTTCTTACTTCTAAGCAAATGAACTTGCCTGTGGATAGTTTAGCGGAGATGGGGATTTTTGTAAAGAGGGGTGCCAAGGACGATGTACATAATACTAAATGTAAGGAGGTAAAAGAAGAACATGACTATGAAAAGTGTGTGATTGGGGAGGATGTGATTGAAGATGTCGCTGGATTTATGAATCCCGATAAGTTGGTTAAGAGGGTGTCAAACATAGCTTTCAGCTACATGATTCCTGCTTTGGACGCTGTAAAGAGTTCTGCTGTTAATCCAGAATTTCACGTTAGATATGCTACAAATGAGTTAATGAAGGCAAATGAAAATGCTCAATCAATATATAATGTAGAAGTTGCTAGCTCGCCTTATATTCTTACGGGATATTTAAACGTTGACGGAATAGGGTGTACGCAGTCTACTCCGTTGGAGTGTGTTGAAAAGAGGAATGAGAGGATTTCTGCTTCATTGGAAGCTTTAACTCTAACATTATCTCAGATGTTGTTCGGAGCTAAGCAGACTAGGTTTAAGCCTATTGTTGATATAGAGGCTCTGTTTATTAGTTTAACTGAAAAGCCGTTCAATTTACCTCCAGTTTCAATGAGTAATAACAGCATGGATAGTTACATAGATTTCGTTTCTTCGACTTTGGAATCTTTCAAGAAAGCTCTTGATCTCAAAAATACTAATAAGATATACTATTATGTAAAGGAAGGGTTAACTACTAAGAATAACGATATAAATAATCCAGTTGAAGTGTTTAATAGGGTTAAAAATGATTTATTTCCAAAGAAATAG